In a single window of the Candidatus Nezhaarchaeales archaeon genome:
- the mgtE gene encoding magnesium transporter: MVERVKAAEIKRVIEFIRKEKKEVKLLLRKLDPKDFPFILGRLPKEEVLELILLLPDDVIKDFIAKLPLEVLLGILTSMDRGRLVRIASMLPADELSDLIGKLPIQHRRILLKELPAFKLEEVKPLLGYSPTTAGGLMTNRIPRFFENLRVEQVVNEYVARFKLEEYDTSNYVYAIDDKGRLTGAIDVKELLLTPRNKQLKEVVRPQLRVVRPDVDQEEVAKIMARYDLSELPVVDADNKLLGVVTLDDAVDVIINESSEDLIKFGGFTQKPIAPYLTAKTVELVKKRATWLTLLCLLEAITATVVSRFEFVISTMAALTFFLPLIIDTGGNSGSQASSFVIRSLAVGEVTLYDALKVLMKESLTSVGLGLMVSPLAFAVSLLVTRELLLSFIVAAAMILVVFIGGVIGSLLPILAAKLRIDPATVSSPLLTTIVDIVGLLTYFTLALLVLKL, from the coding sequence ATGGTTGAGAGGGTTAAAGCCGCGGAGATAAAGCGCGTGATCGAGTTTATAAGGAAGGAGAAGAAAGAGGTTAAACTTCTACTAAGGAAGTTGGATCCTAAGGATTTCCCGTTTATACTTGGAAGGCTGCCGAAGGAGGAGGTGTTGGAGCTTATTCTACTGCTTCCAGACGACGTCATTAAGGACTTCATAGCTAAGCTACCGCTCGAAGTATTACTAGGAATATTAACCAGCATGGATAGGGGGCGGCTAGTAAGGATTGCTTCCATGCTTCCAGCGGATGAACTCTCAGACTTAATAGGTAAGTTACCCATCCAGCATAGGAGGATTCTGCTTAAAGAATTGCCAGCGTTTAAGCTTGAGGAGGTTAAACCTTTACTAGGCTACTCTCCTACGACCGCTGGAGGCTTAATGACGAATAGGATTCCGCGTTTCTTTGAAAACTTAAGGGTTGAACAGGTTGTTAACGAGTACGTAGCCCGCTTTAAGCTTGAGGAGTACGATACGAGTAACTACGTTTATGCCATTGACGATAAAGGTAGGCTTACGGGCGCTATAGACGTCAAGGAGCTCCTATTAACGCCTAGAAATAAACAGTTAAAAGAGGTAGTTAGGCCGCAGTTAAGGGTCGTTAGGCCCGACGTTGATCAGGAGGAGGTGGCTAAGATTATGGCTCGCTACGACCTATCGGAACTTCCTGTTGTTGACGCCGACAACAAGTTATTAGGGGTGGTGACGCTCGACGACGCCGTCGACGTTATTATTAACGAAAGCAGCGAAGACCTAATTAAGTTCGGAGGCTTCACGCAAAAACCGATTGCCCCTTACCTTACCGCTAAGACTGTGGAGCTCGTTAAGAAGAGGGCTACGTGGCTTACGCTACTTTGCCTACTCGAAGCCATAACAGCTACCGTAGTGAGCCGCTTTGAATTCGTCATTTCAACCATGGCGGCCTTAACCTTCTTCCTACCATTAATAATCGATACGGGTGGAAACTCGGGGTCCCAAGCCTCCTCCTTCGTAATTAGGTCGCTAGCGGTCGGCGAAGTAACCCTCTACGACGCGTTAAAGGTTTTAATGAAAGAGTCCTTAACATCTGTCGGCCTCGGCCTCATGGTATCCCCCCTAGCCTTCGCGGTAAGCTTATTAGTTACGCGCGAACTCCTACTCAGTTTTATCGTGGCCGCAGCAATGATACTAGTGGTCTTCATCGGCGGCGTAATCGGTAGCTTACTTCCTATCCTCGCCGCGAAGTTAAGGATCGATCCAGCTACCGTATCCTCACCGCTCCTAACAACCATAGTCGACATCGTAGGCCTCCTAACCTACTTCACGCTAGCCCTCCTAGTCCTTAAATTATAG
- a CDS encoding ATP-binding protein: MPLFSLHPKEKTEELFGRENEIEELVRLIRAKRWVAILGPRMVGKTSLVKATNKKLESMGIKTIYVNLWGARGTHGLLNALAQGLNQERSILQKIMSIGERIEGVSFGAGGISISLSRKPMTTMWELLAAIGKQGGDCTIELDEVQELSVISGHLLKLLANIFNTYPNIVFIFTGSMFGLLKTLLEPKSTSPLYGRSPAKLYLQPFTREKAAEFLRKGFQEYREPIKEAEINEAVEKLDGIPGWLTLYGNNAAVQKMPHDKALQETISEGTKIVKDELEHFLEGRDRTLYITTLKVTAISARWKEIKNAIEARKGSSVNDATIQNIIENLKAAMLIEEHEGVYTVKDPMLKALLLTSQIT, encoded by the coding sequence TTGCCGCTTTTCAGCTTACATCCAAAAGAAAAAACAGAGGAGCTCTTTGGAAGGGAGAACGAAATTGAAGAACTTGTCCGCCTAATTAGGGCTAAAAGATGGGTTGCAATACTTGGTCCAAGAATGGTTGGAAAAACAAGCCTAGTTAAGGCAACAAACAAAAAACTGGAAAGCATGGGCATTAAAACAATTTATGTTAACCTTTGGGGTGCAAGAGGAACTCATGGCTTGTTAAATGCTTTAGCGCAAGGACTTAACCAAGAAAGAAGCATACTACAGAAAATTATGAGTATTGGTGAACGCATAGAAGGAGTATCGTTCGGAGCAGGAGGCATCTCCATTTCTTTATCTAGAAAGCCCATGACAACCATGTGGGAACTCTTAGCAGCTATAGGAAAACAAGGGGGAGATTGCACTATTGAACTTGATGAAGTTCAAGAACTCTCAGTAATTTCTGGCCATCTTCTAAAACTACTTGCCAACATTTTCAATACATACCCAAACATAGTCTTCATCTTCACCGGATCTATGTTCGGCCTCTTAAAAACGCTACTCGAACCAAAATCCACTTCACCACTCTATGGAAGATCACCAGCAAAATTATACTTACAACCCTTTACAAGAGAAAAAGCAGCAGAATTCCTAAGAAAAGGATTCCAAGAATACCGAGAACCTATAAAAGAAGCGGAGATAAACGAGGCTGTTGAAAAGCTGGATGGCATCCCAGGCTGGCTAACCCTATATGGAAATAATGCTGCAGTTCAAAAAATGCCTCACGACAAAGCACTACAGGAAACAATATCGGAGGGCACAAAAATAGTTAAAGACGAACTTGAACACTTTCTAGAGGGAAGAGACAGAACACTTTACATAACAACCCTTAAAGTCACAGCTATATCAGCCCGCTGGAAAGAAATAAAGAACGCAATAGAAGCACGAAAAGGCTCATCAGTTAACGATGCAACAATACAGAACATAATAGAAAACCTAAAGGCAGCAATGCTAATAGAAGAGCATGAAGGGGTATATACGGTCAAAGACCCGATGCTAAAAGCCCTACTGCTAACTTCACAAATTACTTAA
- a CDS encoding sodium:solute symporter family protein, translating into MVEAWVISTSVIVGYSIVCLIIGFVTMRVLKLTIDDFFVMGRTAGFIVLFLVTAATYHSAFAVLTSAATAVTHGVAWWVGSCGWTVCAGMVAMVMGPRYWYLGRRFGYITLADLLADFYESRLLRWIVAILMALWIIPYITVQAIGYGLIMTIATEGRVPYVWASLILTLVTMIYCVMGGQRATAWTDVLQGVWMYVMVWVVSLVVTFNAIGGPGPLFEEVAKIRPELLSVPMTGWSAPGAILSNYLIFSLGLMLTMQHLQMRFYAARDPPTIRRSQFFTTLYLSTIYVPPVLTGLTGFLLIQRKVIPPLAEITAKYGTVDAMLPLLTSMYAPAVLAGLLFAGAIAAAMSTQDGFLLATSTVITNDMLRKGVNLKASEKGWVNIGRVFMAIFAFIGWYFAVTRPGYIFDLVALACAGCLQFAPATLIAIYPHRRVLITKWGAIIGIIVGTLILVLGYFKLITLPILGALGPLHAGVWGFIFNIIVALIVSLFTKPPSKETLTRIYGCLEEALYGKPITT; encoded by the coding sequence ATGGTTGAAGCGTGGGTTATATCTACCAGTGTTATCGTCGGCTACTCCATCGTATGCTTAATAATAGGCTTCGTGACGATGAGGGTGCTAAAGCTCACCATAGACGACTTCTTCGTAATGGGTCGAACCGCGGGCTTCATTGTTCTTTTCCTTGTTACCGCCGCTACCTACCATAGCGCCTTCGCCGTGTTAACTTCTGCGGCTACAGCTGTAACCCACGGTGTAGCTTGGTGGGTTGGCTCATGCGGATGGACTGTTTGCGCCGGCATGGTCGCGATGGTTATGGGTCCAAGGTACTGGTACCTCGGTCGAAGGTTCGGCTACATTACTCTAGCAGACCTCCTAGCGGATTTCTATGAGAGTAGGCTTTTAAGGTGGATTGTCGCTATACTCATGGCCCTCTGGATAATCCCCTACATCACGGTTCAAGCCATCGGGTACGGCTTAATAATGACGATAGCGACTGAGGGTAGGGTTCCCTACGTATGGGCGAGCTTAATCCTTACCTTGGTTACGATGATCTACTGCGTAATGGGTGGGCAGAGGGCAACCGCTTGGACCGATGTTCTTCAAGGGGTCTGGATGTACGTAATGGTCTGGGTTGTTTCACTAGTCGTAACCTTTAACGCCATCGGCGGCCCCGGGCCGTTATTCGAGGAGGTAGCGAAAATTAGGCCGGAGCTACTCTCAGTCCCTATGACTGGATGGAGTGCACCGGGAGCGATACTATCAAACTACTTAATCTTCAGTTTAGGCTTAATGCTTACGATGCAACACCTCCAGATGAGGTTCTACGCGGCGAGGGATCCTCCAACCATAAGGAGGTCCCAGTTCTTCACGACGCTCTATCTATCCACCATATACGTTCCGCCGGTACTAACCGGGTTAACGGGCTTCCTCCTAATACAGAGGAAGGTAATCCCCCCGTTGGCGGAGATAACGGCGAAGTACGGTACCGTGGACGCTATGCTACCCCTACTTACCTCAATGTACGCGCCTGCCGTACTAGCGGGCCTATTGTTCGCTGGGGCCATCGCGGCGGCCATGTCTACGCAGGACGGCTTCCTTCTAGCTACATCGACCGTTATCACTAACGACATGCTTCGTAAGGGCGTAAACCTGAAGGCAAGCGAGAAGGGATGGGTTAACATTGGAAGGGTCTTCATGGCGATCTTCGCCTTCATAGGCTGGTACTTCGCTGTTACTAGGCCCGGATATATTTTCGATCTCGTCGCCCTAGCTTGCGCTGGCTGCTTACAGTTCGCTCCAGCTACCCTTATAGCTATTTATCCGCATAGGAGGGTTTTAATCACGAAGTGGGGCGCTATAATCGGGATCATCGTCGGTACCCTAATACTCGTCCTAGGCTACTTTAAGCTCATTACATTACCAATACTCGGCGCCCTCGGGCCTTTACATGCTGGGGTTTGGGGCTTCATATTCAACATTATAGTGGCGTTAATCGTAAGCCTATTCACGAAGCCGCCGTCAAAGGAAACGCTTACAAGGATCTATGGATGCTTGGAGGAGGCTCTCTACGGTAAACCTATAACCACCTAA
- a CDS encoding hydantoinase B/oxoprolinase family protein: protein MIDTVTVEVVRGALIYAAEEMGISLRNSAFSPNIKERMDHSCAIFDSNARLIAQAEHIPVHLGSLPYGVRSGLKAYEGELEEGDILLYNDPYVSGTHLPDITLIAPVHLNGRLIGYVANKAHHSDVGGKAPGSMPGDAEDLFQEGMIIPPVKLVKKGVVDKEILNLILSNVREPHVRIGDLRAQIAANMLGVRRVRDVCSKYGLESFLEAVEGILNYSERRLRIEIGKMPKGVFEAEDFMESVGPMDEAAKIKVKVTVKEDEVNFDYTGTSRQVNGPINAAYGVAVAGVYYTLLCVTDPEIPMNEGFFKPISINIPEGTILNPRKPAPVSGGNTETSQRNVDALLKAFARIVPSKVCAACTGSMNNVAFGGIDKDGRTWAFYETIAGGYGGRPGVDGVDAVHTHMTNTMNTPIEAIERSYPVLFLKYEIRGGSCGAGKYRGGCGVERSWKLLAPTATLSIMSERHKIPPWGLLGGGDGKTGEALIVKANGEVVKLRSKQTVRMEYGDVFIVRTAGGGGYGKPLERDPELVLKDVENGYVTRDQALKEYGVVIVNGKVDQEETRKLRTKLLGCHR, encoded by the coding sequence GTGATCGACACGGTAACAGTTGAAGTCGTAAGGGGGGCGTTAATATATGCGGCCGAGGAAATGGGGATTTCGCTTAGAAACTCAGCCTTCTCCCCGAACATTAAGGAGAGGATGGATCACTCCTGCGCCATATTTGATTCTAACGCGAGGCTAATCGCCCAAGCCGAACATATACCGGTCCACCTAGGCTCACTACCTTACGGTGTAAGGAGCGGGCTTAAAGCCTACGAGGGCGAACTCGAGGAGGGCGATATCCTCCTCTATAACGATCCTTACGTCAGCGGAACCCATCTACCAGATATAACGTTGATTGCGCCGGTCCACCTTAACGGTAGGCTTATCGGCTACGTAGCCAATAAGGCCCACCATTCAGACGTTGGAGGTAAAGCCCCTGGAAGCATGCCGGGGGACGCCGAAGACCTCTTCCAGGAGGGAATGATAATACCGCCCGTTAAACTAGTTAAGAAGGGCGTGGTCGATAAGGAGATACTCAACCTAATATTGAGTAACGTACGCGAACCACACGTAAGGATCGGGGATTTAAGGGCTCAGATAGCCGCTAACATGCTCGGGGTACGTAGAGTAAGAGACGTATGCTCGAAGTACGGCCTCGAAAGCTTCCTTGAAGCAGTAGAGGGGATCTTAAACTACTCCGAACGTAGGTTGAGGATTGAAATAGGTAAAATGCCTAAAGGGGTTTTTGAAGCCGAGGACTTCATGGAGAGCGTAGGGCCTATGGATGAGGCCGCGAAGATAAAGGTTAAGGTAACGGTGAAGGAGGATGAAGTAAACTTCGACTACACGGGTACGAGTAGGCAGGTTAATGGGCCTATTAACGCCGCTTACGGCGTAGCCGTAGCAGGCGTATACTACACTTTGCTCTGCGTAACGGACCCGGAAATACCCATGAACGAAGGCTTCTTTAAGCCTATCTCAATAAACATACCCGAAGGAACCATATTAAACCCGAGGAAGCCAGCACCCGTAAGCGGCGGTAATACTGAGACTTCGCAGAGGAACGTCGACGCCCTCTTAAAGGCCTTCGCCCGAATAGTACCGAGTAAGGTATGCGCGGCGTGCACCGGTTCAATGAATAACGTGGCCTTCGGAGGCATAGATAAGGATGGGAGGACGTGGGCCTTCTACGAAACGATAGCCGGAGGGTATGGTGGGAGGCCGGGCGTAGATGGCGTAGACGCCGTACATACGCATATGACGAACACCATGAACACGCCGATAGAAGCAATAGAAAGAAGCTACCCAGTACTATTCTTAAAGTATGAGATAAGAGGGGGAAGCTGTGGAGCCGGAAAGTATAGGGGTGGTTGCGGCGTTGAAAGGTCGTGGAAGCTCCTCGCGCCAACAGCAACCCTTTCAATAATGTCTGAAAGGCATAAAATACCGCCCTGGGGCCTATTAGGAGGAGGAGACGGAAAGACCGGGGAAGCGTTAATAGTGAAGGCGAACGGGGAGGTCGTTAAGCTAAGGTCAAAGCAAACAGTAAGGATGGAGTATGGAGACGTATTCATCGTTAGAACCGCGGGTGGTGGAGGATATGGAAAACCGTTAGAAAGGGATCCTGAACTCGTACTTAAAGACGTTGAAAACGGCTACGTAACGCGCGATCAAGCACTTAAAGAGTACGGCGTAGTCATCGTAAACGGTAAAGTCGATCAGGAGGAAACAAGAAAGCTAAGAACCAAGCTTTTAGGATGCCATCGTTAG
- a CDS encoding hydantoinase/oxoprolinase family protein — protein sequence MFRIGVDIGGTFTDLVALKDTGEIVNIKVPTTPKNPSIGVIDSFRRFIKDSDPKDVELIVHATTIATNALLGQAELNLPKTALITTYGFKDVIEIGRQRRAELYNLFFKKPKQLIPRKYRFEVRERVDARGNIVEPLNVDDVRSAIDRVRSEGIEALAICFLNSYINPVHELKVKDEVVKSLPSLYVCCSSEVTGEYREYERFSTATVNVMLTPIVSKYLKGLTEGLKELNVSAPFFVMQSSGGIASVDYASMKPIAIIESGPASGVVASAFYSSLLGLKDVISFDMGGTTAKAGSIRRGIVELTSEYEVGGRVHKGRMVKGSGYPVRGSFIDLAECSAGGGTIAWVDEAGALRVGPLSAGAYPGPACYGLGGLEPTVTDANLVLGRLNPEYLLGGEVRISMDLAVKAIEEKICRKADLTLTEAAAGVLKIVNSEMAKIIRIVSVERGYDPRDFTMIAFGGAGPMHACALAEEINIRSIIVPPNPGLFSALGLVVSDFRYEVVKAVMVKVDRGIAKEVEDTLKALEVEAVNTISRFFRGDITILRYLDMRYVGQSYELTIPVAKPFTDSQVPKLLDDFHGRHKEAYGYSAREGEVEAVNARVVAIGIVKKPRLKEVEKGGSQYPSESVIGEREVFFEEFNKYVNCKVFRREKLKSGNVISGPAIIEQYDSTIVVYPSWTAEVDGYGNILMRWQK from the coding sequence TTGTTTAGGATCGGCGTAGATATAGGTGGAACGTTTACAGACCTCGTCGCCTTAAAGGATACTGGTGAAATCGTAAACATTAAGGTTCCTACGACGCCTAAAAACCCGTCGATAGGAGTTATAGATTCTTTTCGTAGGTTTATTAAGGACTCCGACCCGAAAGACGTGGAGTTAATAGTCCACGCGACGACGATAGCTACGAACGCGCTACTTGGACAAGCAGAGCTCAACCTCCCTAAAACGGCCTTAATAACCACTTACGGGTTTAAGGACGTCATCGAGATAGGGAGGCAGAGGAGGGCTGAGCTTTACAACTTATTCTTTAAAAAGCCTAAGCAGCTCATCCCGCGTAAATACAGGTTTGAAGTAAGGGAGAGGGTGGATGCACGTGGTAACATCGTGGAGCCGTTGAACGTCGACGACGTACGTTCGGCCATCGATAGGGTTAGAAGCGAAGGTATAGAGGCTTTAGCCATATGCTTCCTAAACTCCTACATAAACCCGGTCCACGAGTTAAAGGTTAAGGATGAAGTAGTTAAAAGCCTCCCAAGCCTCTACGTATGTTGCTCATCAGAGGTTACGGGTGAGTATAGGGAGTATGAAAGGTTTAGTACGGCCACCGTCAACGTTATGCTCACGCCCATCGTATCCAAATACCTTAAAGGCCTCACCGAGGGCTTAAAGGAGCTTAACGTTTCAGCACCCTTCTTCGTCATGCAGTCAAGCGGAGGTATAGCCTCCGTGGATTACGCGTCCATGAAGCCTATAGCCATTATTGAGTCCGGTCCGGCGTCCGGCGTCGTCGCGTCAGCGTTCTACTCCAGCCTCCTCGGGTTGAAGGACGTTATAAGCTTCGATATGGGTGGAACAACCGCGAAGGCCGGTAGCATTAGGAGGGGGATCGTGGAGTTAACGTCAGAGTACGAAGTCGGTGGACGCGTACATAAAGGGAGAATGGTGAAGGGTAGCGGATACCCCGTAAGGGGCTCGTTTATAGATTTAGCTGAATGTAGCGCTGGCGGCGGAACCATAGCGTGGGTCGATGAAGCGGGAGCGTTAAGGGTTGGACCGTTAAGCGCTGGAGCATATCCCGGGCCCGCATGCTACGGTTTAGGCGGGCTTGAACCAACGGTGACGGACGCAAACCTAGTCCTCGGTAGGCTGAACCCCGAATACCTTCTCGGAGGCGAAGTAAGGATAAGTATGGATTTAGCGGTGAAAGCGATCGAGGAAAAGATATGTAGGAAGGCCGACTTAACGCTTACGGAGGCGGCAGCCGGCGTCTTAAAGATCGTTAACTCGGAGATGGCTAAGATCATACGTATAGTATCCGTTGAGAGAGGGTACGATCCTAGGGATTTCACCATGATAGCGTTCGGTGGAGCTGGACCAATGCATGCTTGCGCCCTAGCTGAGGAGATAAACATACGTTCAATAATCGTACCTCCAAACCCAGGCCTCTTCTCAGCCTTAGGCCTCGTAGTCTCAGACTTTAGGTACGAGGTCGTGAAAGCCGTAATGGTGAAGGTGGATCGAGGGATAGCTAAAGAGGTGGAGGATACGCTTAAAGCTCTTGAAGTGGAGGCCGTAAACACCATATCGAGGTTTTTCAGGGGCGACATAACGATACTAAGATACCTAGATATGAGGTACGTCGGCCAATCGTACGAGTTAACCATACCGGTAGCTAAGCCGTTTACGGATAGCCAAGTACCGAAGCTACTCGACGACTTCCACGGTAGGCATAAAGAGGCTTACGGATACTCGGCGAGGGAAGGCGAAGTTGAAGCCGTAAACGCTAGAGTCGTAGCTATAGGCATCGTTAAGAAGCCGAGGTTAAAGGAGGTTGAAAAAGGCGGAAGCCAATATCCGAGCGAAAGCGTAATCGGGGAGAGGGAGGTTTTCTTCGAGGAGTTCAATAAGTACGTTAACTGTAAGGTGTTTAGAAGGGAGAAGCTTAAATCGGGGAACGTTATTAGCGGCCCCGCCATCATCGAACAGTACGATTCAACGATAGTAGTATACCCAAGCTGGACGGCGGAGGTCGACGGCTACGGCAACATACTAATGAGGTGGCAGAAGTGA